The following coding sequences lie in one Candidatus Hydrogenedentota bacterium genomic window:
- the dgoD gene encoding galactonate dehydratase, whose translation MKITKVEAFPVPPRWVFCKVDTDEGIAGWGECTLEGHAATQVAAVSELARILVGEDPARIEFLWQSMYRAGFYRGGPVLMSALSGVDMALWDIFGKMQGLPAYKLLGGACRTKVRVYGGCGGNDPAEIRESARACVERGFTAMKFCPVDATETVDGLDVLKKAEARVAAAREGAGDADIGLDFHGRIAPPVAIALADVLTPLRPFFIEEPVQCENVDALLDVKRSTSIPIATGERLYGRHGFREVIEKRAAAILQPDLAHAGGLTEVKKIAAMADAHYMAIAPHCPLGPVALAACVHFALSTPNFLIQEHGSLGEGYLKAPLTVKNGHVFLPDAPGLSIEVDERAVRAMPWKDWDTPRLFHEDGSVADW comes from the coding sequence ATGAAGATTACGAAGGTGGAAGCGTTTCCCGTGCCGCCTCGATGGGTGTTCTGCAAGGTCGACACCGACGAAGGCATTGCGGGATGGGGCGAGTGCACGCTGGAGGGTCATGCCGCTACCCAGGTGGCTGCCGTAAGCGAACTAGCCCGTATCCTGGTCGGCGAAGACCCGGCACGCATCGAGTTTCTGTGGCAAAGCATGTACCGGGCCGGATTCTACCGGGGCGGCCCCGTTCTCATGAGCGCCCTCAGCGGCGTCGATATGGCCTTGTGGGACATCTTCGGCAAGATGCAGGGGCTGCCAGCATACAAGCTCCTCGGCGGCGCTTGCCGGACCAAAGTCCGCGTTTACGGGGGCTGCGGCGGAAATGATCCCGCCGAAATCCGCGAATCCGCCCGTGCCTGCGTCGAGCGCGGTTTCACTGCCATGAAGTTCTGTCCCGTGGATGCCACCGAGACCGTGGACGGGCTGGATGTGTTGAAAAAGGCCGAGGCGCGCGTGGCGGCGGCGCGCGAAGGAGCGGGCGACGCCGATATTGGTCTTGATTTCCACGGCCGGATCGCGCCGCCTGTGGCCATTGCTCTCGCCGATGTGCTTACGCCTCTGAGACCGTTCTTCATCGAGGAGCCGGTACAATGCGAAAACGTCGACGCGCTTCTCGATGTGAAGCGCTCGACCTCAATCCCGATAGCAACCGGCGAGCGGCTCTATGGGCGGCATGGCTTTCGCGAGGTGATTGAAAAGCGGGCCGCGGCCATTCTTCAGCCCGACCTGGCTCATGCGGGCGGCCTCACCGAAGTGAAGAAGATCGCCGCCATGGCGGATGCGCACTATATGGCCATTGCGCCGCATTGTCCTTTGGGGCCCGTCGCCCTGGCGGCCTGCGTTCATTTCGCACTCAGTACGCCGAATTTCCTTATTCAGGAACACGGTTCGCTTGGCGAGGGGTATTTGAAGGCGCCGTTGACGGTAAAGAACGGCCATGTGTTCCTGCCTGACGCGCCGGGTCTGAGCATTGAGGTCGACGAGAGAGCCGTCCGGGCCATGCCCTGGAAGGATTGGGATACCCCCCGGCTGTTTCACGAAGACGGCTCGGTGGCTGACTGGTAA